One region of Streptomyces subrutilus genomic DNA includes:
- a CDS encoding SpoIIE family protein phosphatase: protein MTGDTQRHGEAGPRGTPVGGRPAAGIPHQAPTPLGRLVATVERLRREVLEAQAAADGRALVELAKGILIGQLHCTPAAAARQLDVLCRDSGMSLLELAADIVNQASRDHVSAIAAEFVERTGTADVPAEEHTAVSVRLRTAESGMLAAAADTQAVAESLLTNALGPLGAVAVAVWTAVPDGSLALTGHAGFRPGEAARWRHVPPGVSTVARLALTERRLVTLAGQKREGLPSIGHLQWSDGGRMAVPTGTGGRIHGVLEICWPGPLAPQPPQIERQVEALADLCARTMDASPPRDLTAAEAVLPDVAELIDLAEGLQDPAVVLTPVLDPEGGLGDFRIRHVGSRFVDPLGRPRGDVNGALLLEAYPMAAGESGLFDIIERVHATGEPFRAERMSLTALVDQIPLTSVADISVSRHGAAVLLIWRIEDETARLANLLQHAQRLGRIGGFEENLATGETTWNAQLYALHGLPATAPPVRLHELPGYAHPDDSAALGGFLRAVLRHRRPASVNFRLQRPDGITRHIRVVAEPVLDAEQRLYAVRGAYQDISAQHWTEVALAATRDQLAHTEAESAERNRLALQLQHAIMPPTPPAIEAPGLRVAVRYRPAETESLVGGDWYDTVVLPSGLIMLSVGDVAGHGIEAATGMVVLRNALRGLAVTGAGPAQLLSWLNTVTHHLAKHVTATAVCGLFDPSTRVMRWARAGHLPPVLVRAGRADAFPLIDGLLLGALPDVTYVEREVRLEPDDTLLMFTDGLVERRDSSVQDSLRHLMNAAGAGSGELDGRLDRLLAESRSDTDDDTCVIGIQVG from the coding sequence ATGACCGGGGACACCCAGCGGCACGGTGAGGCCGGGCCGCGGGGCACGCCCGTCGGCGGCCGGCCCGCGGCCGGCATCCCGCACCAGGCCCCGACCCCGCTCGGCCGCCTCGTCGCGACCGTCGAACGGCTGCGCCGCGAGGTACTGGAGGCACAAGCGGCGGCGGACGGCCGCGCCCTGGTCGAACTGGCCAAGGGCATCCTGATCGGGCAGCTGCACTGCACACCCGCCGCGGCGGCACGCCAGCTCGACGTGCTGTGCCGCGACAGCGGCATGTCCCTGCTCGAACTCGCCGCCGACATCGTCAACCAGGCGTCCCGCGACCACGTCAGCGCCATCGCCGCCGAATTCGTCGAGCGCACCGGCACGGCGGACGTCCCGGCCGAGGAGCACACCGCGGTGTCGGTCCGGCTGCGCACCGCCGAGAGCGGCATGCTGGCCGCCGCCGCCGACACCCAGGCGGTCGCCGAGTCCCTCCTGACGAACGCCCTGGGTCCGCTGGGGGCGGTCGCCGTCGCCGTGTGGACCGCCGTGCCCGACGGCTCGCTGGCCCTCACCGGCCACGCCGGATTCCGCCCCGGGGAAGCCGCCCGCTGGCGCCACGTACCCCCGGGCGTCTCCACCGTCGCCCGCCTGGCGCTGACGGAGCGGCGGCTGGTCACCCTCGCCGGCCAGAAACGCGAAGGGCTGCCCTCGATCGGCCACCTCCAGTGGTCCGACGGCGGCCGGATGGCCGTACCCACGGGAACCGGCGGACGGATCCACGGAGTCCTCGAAATCTGCTGGCCAGGACCCCTGGCACCCCAACCCCCGCAGATCGAGCGCCAGGTCGAGGCTCTCGCCGACCTGTGCGCGCGCACCATGGACGCCTCGCCCCCGCGCGACCTCACGGCCGCCGAGGCGGTGCTCCCGGACGTCGCGGAACTCATCGACCTCGCCGAGGGGCTGCAGGATCCCGCCGTGGTGCTCACCCCGGTCCTCGACCCCGAGGGCGGACTCGGCGACTTCCGGATCCGGCACGTCGGCAGCCGGTTCGTCGACCCGCTGGGACGGCCGCGCGGCGACGTCAACGGCGCCCTGCTCCTGGAGGCCTATCCGATGGCCGCCGGCGAGAGCGGCCTGTTCGACATCATCGAGCGCGTGCACGCCACGGGCGAGCCCTTCAGAGCCGAGCGCATGAGCCTGACCGCGCTCGTCGACCAGATCCCGCTCACCTCGGTCGCGGACATCAGCGTCAGCCGGCACGGCGCCGCCGTCCTGCTGATCTGGCGGATCGAGGACGAGACGGCCCGGCTGGCCAACCTCCTGCAGCACGCCCAACGCCTGGGCCGGATCGGTGGTTTCGAGGAGAACCTCGCCACCGGAGAGACCACCTGGAACGCGCAGCTCTACGCGCTCCACGGACTCCCGGCCACCGCGCCCCCGGTACGTCTGCACGAACTGCCCGGCTACGCCCACCCGGACGACTCCGCCGCCCTCGGCGGCTTCCTGCGGGCGGTGCTCCGCCACCGGCGCCCCGCCTCGGTCAACTTCCGCCTGCAGAGGCCCGACGGGATCACCCGCCACATCCGGGTCGTCGCCGAGCCCGTCCTCGACGCGGAACAGCGGCTGTACGCGGTGCGCGGTGCCTACCAGGACATCTCCGCCCAACACTGGACCGAGGTCGCGCTGGCCGCGACCAGGGACCAACTCGCCCACACCGAGGCTGAGTCCGCCGAACGCAACCGGCTGGCACTCCAGCTCCAGCACGCCATCATGCCCCCCACGCCACCGGCCATCGAAGCCCCCGGCCTGCGGGTCGCCGTCCGCTACCGGCCGGCCGAGACCGAGTCGCTCGTCGGCGGCGACTGGTACGACACCGTCGTGCTGCCCTCCGGACTGATCATGCTGTCCGTGGGCGATGTCGCCGGGCACGGCATCGAGGCGGCCACCGGCATGGTCGTCCTGCGCAACGCCCTGCGCGGCCTCGCGGTGACGGGTGCGGGCCCCGCCCAGCTGCTGTCCTGGCTGAACACCGTCACCCACCACCTGGCCAAGCACGTCACGGCCACCGCCGTCTGCGGCCTCTTCGACCCCAGCACCAGGGTGATGCGCTGGGCACGCGCGGGCCACCTGCCGCCCGTACTCGTCCGCGCGGGCCGGGCCGACGCGTTCCCCCTCATCGACGGCCTGCTCCTCGGAGCCCTGCCCGATGTCACGTACGTCGAGCGGGAGGTGCGGCTCGAACCGGACGACACCCTGCTGATGTTCACGGACGGCCTGGTGGAACGGCGGGACTCCTCGGTGCAGGACTCGCTCCGCCATCTTATGAACGCGGCGGGCGCCGGATCCGGGGAGCTGGACGGGCGGTTGGACCGCCTCCTCGCCGAGAGCCGGTCCGACACGGACGACGACACGTGCGTGATCGGCATCCAGGTCGGCTGA
- a CDS encoding HAMP domain-containing protein — MAERTGTEPLGRSSALPGEGGIGEAELRLLLAGLTAVRDGDFRTRLPDTADGLLGEIATVFNGMADQLSLFTSEVTRVAREVGTEGTLGGQADVPGVGGAWLDLTDSVNFMAGNLTAQVRSIAQVATAVAKGDLSQKITVTARGEILELKETINTMVDQLSGFAGEVTRVAREVGTEGRLGGQADVKGVSGTWKDLTESVNVMADNLTAQVRSIAEVTTAVAQGDLTQKIRVDARGEILELKETINTMVDQLSAFADEVTRVAREVGTEGNLGGQATVRGVSGTWKDLTDNVNVMASNLTGQVRSIAQVATAVARGDLSQKIVVEAKGEVAALAGVINTMVDTLSAFADEVTRVAREVGTEGRLGGQAQVPNVAGTWKDLTDNVNSMANNLTGQVRNIALVTTAVANGDLSKKIDVDARGEILELKTTINTMVDQLSAFAAEVTRVAREVGSEGRLGGQAEVEGVSGTWKRLTENVNELAGNLTRQVRAIAEVASAVAEGDLTRSITVDASGEVAELKDNINSMVGSLRESTRANQEQDWLKSNLARISGLMQGHRDLAAVAELVMDELTPLVAAQYGAFYLAEDRPGGTVLTRVGSYGRPAAATVGTTFALGESLVGQAARSHRIIATDQVPGDYVISSGLGHTTPGSLIILPIVVDDQVLGVIELASFSAFTPVHRDFLAQLMETIGANVNTIVANARTDELLGESQRLTGELQARSEELQVQQEELQRSNAELEEKAALLASQNSDIEAKNLEIEQARQELETRAQQLSLASTYKSEFLANMSHELRTPLNSLLILAQLLAQNPARNLTPKQVEYAGIIHSAGSDLLQLINDILDLSKVEAGKMDINPERVHLPQLLEYVDATFRPMTTQKSLDFTVTTAPGAPDDLLTDDSRLRQILRNLLSNAVKFTERGGVELRIEPATASEIPAGLPRRVPLLAFRVRDTGIGIPEQQLESVFGAFQQADGTTSRKYGGTGLGLSISREIAQLLGGAVVAESTPGQGSTFTLYLPVSRADYEDTAPLTDAPAALPAGATGGAGGPGRPDTPALPAQRRARRLLVIEERQNGLLSLVAESAARDFAPRHEVTGERGGIQVVNATSSQEAAAALASDPFHCVVLELDMPEGEALDFLDALDGDPALASLPVLAHNNPRVRTGQEEALRQRSASRHVELLSSLDELRERIALHLSAEQPGDVLPPVSGVTDRQQAAQVLDGDLAGRTVLVVDDDARNLFALSGILELHGMRVLHAEDGRKGIDALTHNAGVDLILMDVMMPELDGYAATAEIRRMPAYESLPIIAVTAKAMPGDREKSLAAGASDYVTKPVDADDLIARVRHWLTR, encoded by the coding sequence ATGGCTGAAAGGACGGGCACGGAACCACTGGGCAGGTCGTCCGCGCTTCCTGGCGAGGGCGGGATCGGCGAAGCGGAGCTGCGCTTGCTGCTGGCCGGCCTGACAGCCGTGCGCGACGGGGACTTCCGTACCCGGCTGCCCGACACCGCGGACGGGCTGCTCGGCGAGATCGCCACCGTGTTCAACGGGATGGCCGACCAGCTGTCGCTGTTCACCTCCGAGGTCACGCGGGTGGCCCGCGAGGTCGGCACCGAGGGAACGCTCGGCGGTCAGGCCGACGTGCCGGGCGTCGGCGGCGCCTGGCTGGACCTCACGGATTCGGTCAACTTCATGGCCGGGAACCTCACGGCGCAGGTCCGTTCGATCGCGCAGGTCGCGACCGCGGTGGCCAAGGGCGACCTCTCGCAGAAGATCACCGTCACCGCGCGCGGGGAGATCCTGGAACTGAAGGAGACCATCAACACGATGGTCGACCAGCTCTCCGGGTTCGCCGGGGAGGTGACCCGGGTGGCCCGCGAGGTCGGCACCGAGGGCCGGCTCGGCGGTCAGGCGGACGTCAAGGGCGTCTCCGGGACCTGGAAGGACCTCACGGAGTCGGTCAACGTCATGGCCGACAACCTGACCGCGCAGGTGCGGTCGATCGCCGAGGTCACCACCGCCGTGGCCCAGGGCGACCTGACGCAGAAGATCCGGGTGGACGCCCGCGGGGAGATCCTGGAGCTGAAGGAGACCATCAACACGATGGTCGACCAGCTCTCCGCCTTCGCCGACGAGGTCACCCGTGTCGCGCGCGAGGTGGGCACCGAGGGCAACCTGGGCGGCCAGGCCACCGTGCGGGGGGTCTCGGGCACCTGGAAGGACCTCACCGACAACGTCAACGTGATGGCCTCCAACCTGACCGGCCAGGTCCGCTCCATCGCCCAGGTGGCCACCGCCGTGGCGCGCGGCGACCTCTCGCAGAAGATCGTGGTGGAGGCCAAGGGCGAGGTCGCCGCGCTGGCCGGGGTCATCAACACGATGGTCGACACGCTGTCCGCGTTCGCCGACGAGGTCACCCGCGTCGCCCGCGAGGTCGGCACCGAGGGCCGGCTCGGCGGCCAGGCACAGGTCCCCAACGTGGCCGGCACCTGGAAGGACCTCACCGACAACGTCAACTCCATGGCGAACAACCTCACCGGCCAGGTCCGCAACATCGCCCTCGTCACGACGGCCGTCGCCAACGGCGACCTGTCCAAGAAGATCGACGTGGACGCCCGCGGCGAGATCCTGGAGCTGAAGACCACCATCAACACGATGGTCGACCAGCTCTCCGCCTTCGCCGCCGAGGTCACCCGCGTCGCCCGCGAGGTCGGCAGCGAGGGCCGGCTCGGCGGCCAGGCCGAGGTGGAGGGCGTATCGGGCACCTGGAAGCGCCTGACCGAGAACGTCAACGAGCTGGCCGGCAACCTGACCCGCCAGGTCCGGGCCATCGCCGAGGTCGCCAGCGCCGTCGCCGAAGGCGACCTGACCCGCTCCATCACCGTCGACGCCTCGGGCGAGGTCGCCGAACTCAAGGACAACATCAACTCCATGGTCGGCTCGCTGCGCGAGAGCACCCGGGCCAACCAGGAACAGGACTGGCTCAAGTCCAACCTGGCCCGCATCTCGGGCCTGATGCAGGGCCACCGGGACCTCGCGGCCGTCGCCGAACTCGTCATGGACGAGCTGACTCCGCTCGTCGCCGCCCAGTACGGCGCCTTCTACCTCGCCGAGGACCGCCCCGGCGGCACCGTCCTCACGCGCGTCGGGTCCTACGGCCGCCCCGCGGCCGCCACGGTGGGCACCACGTTCGCCCTCGGCGAGTCCCTCGTCGGGCAGGCGGCCCGCAGCCACCGGATCATCGCCACCGACCAGGTCCCCGGCGACTACGTCATCTCCTCCGGGCTGGGCCACACCACCCCCGGCAGCCTGATCATCCTGCCGATCGTGGTGGACGACCAGGTCCTGGGCGTGATCGAGCTCGCCTCCTTCAGCGCCTTCACCCCCGTACACCGCGACTTCCTCGCCCAGCTGATGGAAACCATCGGCGCCAACGTCAACACCATCGTCGCCAACGCCCGGACCGACGAACTCCTCGGCGAGTCCCAACGGCTGACCGGCGAACTCCAGGCCCGCTCGGAGGAACTCCAGGTCCAGCAGGAGGAACTCCAGCGTTCCAACGCGGAACTGGAGGAGAAGGCCGCCCTCCTCGCCAGCCAGAACAGCGACATCGAGGCCAAGAACCTGGAGATCGAGCAGGCCCGGCAGGAACTGGAGACCCGCGCACAGCAGTTGTCGCTGGCTTCCACCTACAAGTCCGAGTTCCTGGCCAACATGAGCCACGAGCTGCGCACCCCGCTCAACAGCCTCCTGATCCTCGCCCAGCTGCTCGCCCAGAACCCCGCGCGCAACCTCACCCCCAAGCAGGTCGAGTACGCGGGCATCATCCACTCGGCCGGCTCGGACCTGCTCCAGCTGATCAACGACATCCTCGACCTGTCCAAGGTCGAGGCCGGAAAGATGGACATCAACCCCGAGCGCGTGCACCTGCCGCAGCTGCTCGAATACGTCGACGCCACCTTCCGCCCGATGACCACGCAGAAGAGCCTCGACTTCACCGTCACCACCGCCCCCGGCGCCCCCGACGACCTGCTCACCGACGACTCCCGGCTGCGCCAGATCCTGCGCAACCTGCTGTCCAACGCCGTGAAGTTCACCGAGCGCGGCGGCGTCGAGCTCCGCATCGAACCCGCCACGGCCTCCGAGATCCCCGCCGGTCTTCCCCGGCGCGTGCCCCTGCTGGCGTTCCGGGTCCGGGACACGGGCATCGGCATCCCCGAGCAGCAGCTCGAGTCCGTCTTCGGGGCCTTCCAGCAGGCCGACGGCACCACCAGCCGCAAGTACGGCGGCACCGGCCTCGGGCTCTCCATCAGCCGAGAGATCGCCCAGCTCCTCGGCGGGGCCGTCGTCGCGGAGAGCACACCGGGCCAGGGCAGCACCTTCACCCTCTACCTGCCGGTCAGCCGCGCGGACTACGAGGACACCGCCCCCCTCACCGACGCCCCGGCCGCGCTCCCGGCCGGCGCCACGGGCGGAGCGGGCGGTCCGGGCCGCCCGGACACCCCGGCGCTGCCGGCGCAGCGGCGGGCCCGCCGCCTCCTGGTGATCGAGGAACGGCAGAACGGCCTGCTCTCCCTCGTCGCCGAGAGCGCCGCCCGCGACTTCGCCCCCCGCCACGAGGTGACGGGGGAGCGCGGCGGCATCCAGGTGGTCAACGCCACGAGCTCGCAGGAGGCCGCCGCCGCACTGGCGTCGGACCCCTTCCACTGCGTCGTCCTGGAACTGGACATGCCCGAAGGCGAAGCGCTGGACTTCCTCGACGCGCTCGACGGGGACCCGGCCCTGGCCTCGCTCCCCGTGCTCGCCCACAACAACCCCCGGGTCAGGACGGGTCAGGAAGAGGCCCTGCGCCAGCGGTCCGCCTCACGCCACGTGGAACTGCTGTCCAGCCTGGACGAGCTGCGGGAAAGAATCGCGCTCCACCTGTCCGCCGAGCAGCCGGGGGACGTGCTGCCGCCCGTCTCCGGGGTCACCGACCGCCAGCAGGCCGCCCAGGTGCTCGACGGCGACCTGGCCGGACGCACCGTCCTCGTCGTCGACGACGACGCCCGCAACCTCTTCGCCCTGAGCGGGATCCTCGAACTGCACGGCATGCGCGTGCTCCACGCCGAGGACGGCCGCAAGGGCATCGACGCCCTGACCCACAACGCCGGGGTCGACCTCATCCTGATGGACGTGATGATGCCGGAGCTCGACGGATACGCGGCAACCGCCGAGATCCGGCGGATGCCGGCGTACGAGAGCCTGCCCATCATCGCGGTCACCGCCAAGGCGATGCCCGGGGACCGGGAGAAGAGCCTCGCCGCGGGCGCCAGTGACTACGTGACCAAGCCGGTGGACGCCGACGACCTCATCGCGCGCGTCCGGCACTGGCTCACGCGATGA
- a CDS encoding ATP-binding protein: protein MRTGEKHHIGRSEVRSLAVKAVGWAGSFPVSQGVRAARLWTAGHLTSLGWDNWAPDTAHSVLLSVSELVTNAHVHAAGTAHLVLTWDGTCLHVSVSDSDPQLPAPRPADATADAGATSGRGLGIVTTLADSWDVHACHGGKAITACFRPRGGPDPHAGGPDFRTG, encoded by the coding sequence ATGCGGACCGGTGAGAAACACCACATCGGACGAAGTGAGGTGAGGTCGTTGGCGGTCAAGGCAGTGGGCTGGGCAGGCTCGTTTCCGGTTTCGCAGGGGGTACGGGCGGCACGGCTGTGGACCGCCGGGCACCTGACGTCCCTGGGCTGGGACAACTGGGCTCCGGACACGGCGCATTCCGTGCTGCTCAGCGTCTCGGAGCTCGTGACGAACGCCCATGTGCACGCGGCGGGCACCGCGCACCTGGTGCTGACGTGGGACGGCACGTGCCTGCATGTCAGCGTCTCCGACTCCGACCCTCAGCTGCCCGCCCCGCGGCCGGCCGACGCGACGGCCGATGCCGGTGCCACGTCCGGCCGGGGGCTGGGAATCGTCACCACACTGGCCGACTCCTGGGACGTGCACGCCTGCCACGGCGGCAAGGCGATCACGGCGTGCTTCCGCCCCCGCGGCGGACCCGACCCCCACGCCGGCGGACCGGACTTCCGCACCGGCTGA